Proteins encoded together in one Anaerococcus murdochii window:
- the recA gene encoding recombinase RecA → MDANKKKALDQAFKQIEKKYGKGSIMKMGEAPRVAIDAIPTGAVNLDIALGIGGLPRGRVIEIYGPESSGKTTLALHVIAEAQKLGDTCAFVDAEHALDAEYAGNLGVNIDELILSQPDTGEAGLDIAESLVRSGAVGLIVIDSVAALVPKAEIEGEMGDSHMGLQARLMSQALRRLTGIIAKSNTTVIFINQLREKIGVMFGNPETTTGGRALKFYSSVRLDIRRIKTITEGDNSIGSRTRVKIVKNKVAPPFKIVEFDIMYGKGISKAGVLLDTAVDLDIVEKAGSWYSYGDEKLGQGRENVKTMLEEDAELARQIDEKVRAAFKKDLAPIEEEDSEEATQESILDQE, encoded by the coding sequence ATGGACGCAAATAAGAAAAAGGCCCTTGACCAGGCTTTTAAGCAGATAGAAAAGAAGTATGGCAAAGGTTCAATTATGAAGATGGGTGAGGCCCCAAGGGTGGCTATAGATGCTATTCCTACAGGAGCAGTCAACCTTGATATTGCCCTAGGTATAGGTGGACTTCCAAGGGGTAGGGTCATTGAGATTTATGGACCAGAATCATCTGGTAAGACAACTCTAGCCCTCCACGTTATAGCAGAAGCCCAAAAACTGGGGGATACATGTGCCTTTGTGGACGCTGAACACGCTCTTGATGCAGAGTATGCAGGTAACCTTGGAGTTAATATCGACGAATTAATTCTTTCCCAACCAGACACTGGTGAGGCAGGACTTGATATTGCAGAAAGCCTTGTAAGAAGTGGGGCTGTTGGTCTTATCGTAATCGACTCTGTTGCAGCCCTTGTACCAAAGGCTGAAATTGAAGGGGAGATGGGAGATAGCCACATGGGTCTACAAGCCAGACTTATGAGCCAAGCCCTTAGGAGACTTACAGGTATAATTGCCAAGTCAAATACAACAGTTATCTTTATCAACCAATTAAGGGAAAAAATCGGGGTTATGTTTGGAAATCCAGAGACAACTACTGGTGGACGTGCCCTTAAATTCTATTCTTCAGTAAGACTTGATATTAGAAGGATTAAGACCATTACCGAAGGTGATAACTCAATTGGTTCAAGGACTAGGGTTAAAATAGTTAAAAATAAGGTAGCCCCACCATTTAAGATAGTTGAATTTGACATCATGTATGGAAAGGGAATCTCAAAGGCAGGTGTACTTTTAGATACAGCTGTTGACCTTGATATTGTTGAAAAAGCAGGATCTTGGTATTCCTACGGCGATGAAAAACTTGGCCAAGGTAGGGAAAATGTAAAGACTATGCTTGAGGAAGATGCAGAACTTGCTAGACAAATTGACGAAAAAGTTAGGGCAGCCTTCAAAAAAGACCTCGCACCAATCGAGGAAGAAGATAGCGAAGAAGCTACACAAGAATCAATCTTAGATCAAGAATAA
- the pgsA gene encoding CDP-diacylglycerol--glycerol-3-phosphate 3-phosphatidyltransferase — translation MNIANKVTMVRLVMIPIFVIAFYIYGTSYNIAAILFMVASLTDALDGHLARSRNLITNFGKFVDPLVDKVLTMAAFIVLVEANVIPAWAVIIIISREFIITGFRTLAADMGITIAASMWGKAKTTSQMISLVLLLLHNDVLNKFGIYVFYVAVILTVISGLDYIIKNKKVLDLENI, via the coding sequence ATGAATATAGCTAATAAAGTTACAATGGTAAGACTTGTCATGATTCCAATCTTTGTCATAGCTTTTTATATCTATGGCACAAGCTACAATATAGCAGCAATTCTTTTTATGGTTGCATCTCTTACAGATGCTCTTGACGGTCACCTTGCTAGGAGCAGGAATTTAATTACAAATTTTGGAAAATTTGTAGACCCGCTTGTGGATAAGGTCCTTACTATGGCAGCCTTTATTGTCCTAGTTGAAGCAAATGTAATTCCAGCTTGGGCAGTTATAATAATTATTTCAAGAGAATTTATTATTACTGGTTTTAGGACACTCGCAGCTGACATGGGTATTACTATAGCAGCATCTATGTGGGGCAAGGCAAAAACTACAAGTCAGATGATTTCCCTAGTTTTGCTCCTACTTCACAACGACGTCTTAAATAAGTTTGGTATCTATGTTTTCTATGTAGCAGTTATTTTGACAGTAATTTCAGGACTTGATTATATTATTAAAAATAAAAAAGTTTTGGATTTAGAAAATATTTAA
- a CDS encoding DNA translocase FtsK produces the protein MTNRNSGRIRKKSNTKSPNKSKQKKFRERSFDIKTFSMVVMVASVLIFIFILSSSTGLIGDALARFFEGLFGKLNLAFPIILFASFYLVYREKFRENLSRMLLIYGIYFLTLAILSKDYIRNELAWSVEYSAFKGSLGGGWFGGLVGFYVLNFIGHVGLYILYATLIGSFIINVSPYTYKEFFLKLRDGLIITGLGIKHLSQKAMAKISKKLEESKARKLEKDRKSEKIPSLKINNPKSENSPRRAVKKRPAKIEADEDLIGNDKDKQDEKVIRDYKSKQVEFSDLNEDLKREFANYSYPPVSLLKDINADGGIDNDEIREKAEIIEETLESFGIEGKIVQIDVGPTVTCYELKPARGVKVSKIVNLADDLSLSLATSGIRIEAPIPGKSHVGIEVANDKKEVVGFKEIISSTKFIKTRYAIPFAMGKSISGEPIISAIEKMPHLLVSGATGSGKSVCINTIIMSILYKHSPDEVKLLLIDPKVVELSVYNGIPHLIMPVITDPKKASSSLFWAISEMEKRYKLFEENHVRDIKGYKKAAETDDSMENLPYIVVIVDELSDLMMTAASEVEDYITRLAQKSRACGIHLIIATQRPTVDVITGTIKANIPSRISFAVTSQIDSRTILDMQGAEKLLGKGDMLYASSDSMKPVRIQGAFVSDEEVLSVVEYIKGNSETNYNEEAIEKVEENVTADLEDEDELLDEAIKVIVADQTASVSMLQRKLKIGYARAGRIIDQLEQKGLVGGYEGSKPRKVLVDRTYFEDL, from the coding sequence ATGACAAACAGGAATTCTGGGAGAATTAGAAAAAAGTCTAACACGAAGTCTCCCAACAAAAGTAAGCAAAAAAAATTTAGGGAAAGATCCTTTGACATCAAGACTTTTTCTATGGTGGTCATGGTCGCATCTGTCCTAATATTTATTTTTATTTTATCATCAAGCACTGGCCTTATCGGCGATGCCTTGGCGAGATTTTTTGAAGGTCTTTTCGGCAAGTTAAACTTGGCTTTTCCAATCATTTTATTTGCAAGTTTTTATTTAGTTTATAGGGAAAAGTTCAGGGAAAACCTAAGCCGAATGCTTTTAATTTATGGAATTTATTTTTTGACTTTGGCTATTTTGTCCAAGGACTATATCAGAAATGAACTTGCCTGGTCGGTTGAATATTCAGCCTTTAAGGGAAGTCTTGGTGGAGGTTGGTTTGGAGGTCTAGTTGGCTTTTATGTCCTAAATTTCATCGGACACGTCGGCCTTTATATCCTTTATGCCACTTTGATTGGTTCCTTTATTATAAATGTAAGTCCTTATACCTATAAGGAATTTTTCCTAAAATTAAGGGATGGACTGATAATTACGGGTCTTGGGATTAAGCACTTAAGCCAAAAGGCCATGGCAAAAATAAGTAAAAAATTAGAGGAATCTAAGGCTAGAAAGTTAGAAAAGGATAGAAAATCCGAAAAAATTCCAAGCCTTAAGATAAACAATCCTAAATCTGAAAATTCTCCTCGAAGGGCAGTAAAGAAAAGACCTGCAAAAATAGAGGCAGACGAGGATTTGATTGGAAATGATAAAGATAAGCAAGACGAAAAAGTTATCAGGGACTACAAGTCAAAACAAGTTGAGTTTTCTGACCTTAACGAAGATTTAAAAAGAGAATTTGCTAACTATTCTTATCCGCCAGTGAGCCTTCTAAAGGACATAAATGCTGACGGGGGGATTGATAATGACGAAATAAGAGAGAAGGCAGAAATCATTGAGGAAACCTTAGAATCTTTCGGAATCGAAGGCAAAATCGTTCAAATAGACGTGGGACCAACTGTCACCTGCTATGAGCTAAAACCAGCTAGGGGTGTTAAGGTATCAAAGATTGTAAACCTTGCTGATGACCTATCCCTAAGCCTTGCCACATCAGGGATCAGGATAGAAGCGCCAATTCCGGGAAAATCCCACGTTGGTATAGAAGTTGCCAACGATAAAAAAGAAGTCGTAGGCTTTAAGGAAATTATTTCATCAACTAAGTTTATCAAGACAAGATACGCCATTCCATTCGCTATGGGTAAGTCAATTTCTGGTGAACCAATTATTTCAGCTATAGAAAAGATGCCCCACCTATTGGTATCTGGAGCGACAGGTTCTGGTAAGTCAGTTTGTATCAACACAATTATCATGTCGATTTTATACAAGCATAGCCCAGATGAGGTTAAACTCCTACTGATAGACCCAAAAGTCGTTGAGCTTTCGGTTTATAATGGGATTCCACATTTGATAATGCCTGTTATAACCGATCCTAAAAAGGCATCGTCTTCACTATTTTGGGCGATCTCTGAGATGGAAAAAAGGTATAAACTCTTTGAAGAAAACCATGTTAGGGACATCAAGGGATATAAAAAAGCGGCTGAAACTGATGATTCTATGGAAAACCTACCATACATCGTGGTAATCGTAGACGAGTTATCAGACCTAATGATGACTGCAGCAAGTGAAGTAGAAGACTATATCACAAGGCTTGCTCAAAAATCTAGGGCCTGCGGTATCCACTTGATAATTGCAACTCAAAGACCAACTGTAGACGTAATTACTGGTACAATTAAGGCAAACATCCCATCAAGGATTTCCTTTGCTGTAACAAGCCAGATAGATTCAAGGACAATTTTGGATATGCAGGGTGCAGAGAAACTCCTTGGCAAGGGCGACATGCTCTATGCTTCATCAGATTCTATGAAACCTGTGAGAATCCAAGGGGCCTTTGTCTCAGATGAAGAAGTTTTAAGTGTAGTAGAATATATAAAAGGAAATAGCGAAACAAATTACAACGAAGAAGCCATCGAAAAGGTCGAAGAAAATGTTACAGCAGACCTTGAAGATGAGGACGAATTGTTGGATGAGGCAATAAAGGTGATAGTAGCTGACCAAACAGCTTCTGTATCTATGCTTCAAAGAAAATTAAAAATCGGCTATGCCAGGGCTGGTAGGATAATTGACCAGCTAGAGCAAAAGGGCCTAGTCGGCGGCTATGAGGGCAGCAAACCTCGTAAGGTCCTTGTTGATAGGACATATTTTGAAGATTTATAG
- a CDS encoding YjiH family protein: MTVKKEKITAARVMKFVIPSAIGVLLLMTPFKTADGGSTVAVSVISKFLNQAINSVIPIHIIALACITISTLLAILYTISKPDFIEKSPILKEVSNITPFWLFARIAGLIIGYMTAFKLGPEMIWSENTGGLILYDLIGGLLTIFLVAGFILPFLTEFGILEFVGIFLSKVMRPVFKLPGRSAVDCLASWIGDGTIGVALTAKQYEEGNYTEKEASIISTTFSAVSITFCMVVLSNVNMVDRFGTFYLIVGISGIVAALIVPRIPPLSRKKDVRLKEPENPHEEIVPENFTRVEWATQLAVLKAEKNLDVKNFLINGRDTVLSLWLGVTPVIMAAGTLALVLSESTPIFTWLGMPFLPILKLLQVPEAAEASKTMVVGFADMVVPSILAADRITSEFTQFVVAAVSVTQLIYMSETGAVILGSTIPVDLKDIFILFLERTLITLPVIVILTHLLF; the protein is encoded by the coding sequence ATGACAGTAAAAAAAGAAAAAATCACAGCGGCAAGGGTTATGAAGTTTGTAATCCCATCAGCTATCGGTGTTCTCTTACTTATGACACCTTTTAAAACAGCTGATGGCGGATCAACTGTAGCAGTTTCAGTAATATCAAAATTTTTAAACCAAGCTATTAACTCAGTTATACCAATTCACATAATAGCTTTGGCTTGTATTACAATTTCAACTCTACTTGCAATTTTATACACAATTTCAAAACCAGACTTTATTGAAAAATCACCAATCCTTAAGGAAGTATCAAACATCACTCCTTTCTGGCTATTTGCAAGGATTGCAGGTCTTATAATTGGCTATATGACAGCCTTTAAACTTGGTCCAGAAATGATTTGGTCAGAAAATACAGGTGGACTAATCTTATACGACCTTATCGGTGGACTTTTGACAATATTCTTAGTAGCAGGTTTCATCCTACCATTCCTAACAGAGTTTGGTATCCTAGAATTTGTCGGAATATTTTTATCAAAGGTTATGAGACCAGTATTTAAACTTCCAGGACGTTCTGCAGTTGACTGTTTAGCTTCATGGATAGGTGACGGTACCATTGGTGTTGCTCTTACAGCTAAACAATATGAAGAAGGAAACTATACAGAAAAAGAAGCTTCAATCATATCTACAACCTTCTCAGCAGTATCAATTACTTTCTGTATGGTTGTTTTATCAAATGTAAATATGGTTGACAGATTCGGAACTTTCTACTTAATCGTTGGTATTTCAGGAATCGTTGCAGCTCTAATCGTGCCAAGAATCCCACCTCTATCTCGTAAAAAAGATGTGAGATTAAAAGAACCTGAAAATCCACACGAAGAAATTGTTCCAGAAAACTTCACAAGAGTTGAATGGGCAACTCAATTAGCCGTTTTAAAGGCAGAAAAGAACTTAGATGTTAAAAACTTCCTAATAAATGGTCGTGACACTGTCCTAAGCCTATGGTTAGGTGTAACTCCAGTAATCATGGCAGCAGGTACCCTTGCCCTTGTATTATCTGAATCAACTCCAATCTTCACATGGCTTGGTATGCCATTTTTACCAATCCTAAAGCTACTTCAAGTGCCAGAGGCAGCTGAAGCTAGTAAAACAATGGTAGTTGGTTTTGCGGACATGGTTGTTCCATCAATACTAGCAGCAGACAGAATTACTTCAGAATTTACCCAATTTGTAGTAGCTGCAGTATCTGTAACCCAGCTTATCTACATGTCAGAAACAGGAGCAGTTATCCTAGGATCTACAATCCCAGTTGACCTAAAAGATATCTTCATCCTTTTCCTAGAAAGAACTCTAATTACTCTTCCAGTAATAGTAATTCTAACTCACTTATTATTCTAA